In Polypterus senegalus isolate Bchr_013 chromosome 12, ASM1683550v1, whole genome shotgun sequence, the following are encoded in one genomic region:
- the LOC120541308 gene encoding fibronectin type III and SPRY domain-containing protein 2 yields the protein MPNNGTTDPSTSSPKPSDEDTKEFLFSTDEGILSKASVEPPLPSENPVLEPEGLSFYNMDLYGSSERLDIFTEELPSSIVNDGQFLEMGGTMEIVHRTQEEEYDLYSAQVSEMAKQFGIWDEKEEIEEEIGFPTQESHVIDKGSSPEGEIKPELQLNESSYSAKKGGICKSAAVDDFPSETRESLTFQPCFPSESDSQRLEEEYISNSDDVFQEDSMHLSDVVSTVKHLHAPALQKEVFSQWEDEAQEDFTMDSMAATDEQTGPEEGSEDDMPDVYCIECKLPIRAFEKLFGTHKDHNVTKISNAAEDIKTDIHKNMCKLEEQIAQMENFASHLEEIFITVEENSGRQEQNLEQHYNEVIQTLAQRYEEKTSKLEEEKKQKLELLYSQLIDCGKTLDVSKEMIENAQEIYRNEEKIAFLEAVVPAVDRLKESIETELDTKLSASMEFENSEIDFSDVRQMMDSINIVPAPSAPVINPQSSNSGTSTSVRVCWSLFSDDTVEYYELYCKPVLENVTADENEAQSEAMVKVKETYYTVTNLEPNTQYEFWVTALNTTGISPASERAVYMTVPSPPVILSKECRSCPNAALIRWESGNTNPVDSYTVELCELTRDRNENAVTESIVGIPTCESLIQLQSGRHYIIYVRAVNIGGPSDRSQPITIHTTGTFFHLNEETAHPSLSISEDGFTMFYGDEYADISDMTFGDNTFARCVAIMGELIPVRGKHYWEVEVEENTEYRIGVAYEDTQRNGYLGGNNTSWCMRHIITPSRHKYEFLHNGATPDVRISIPPKRIGVLLDYDSGNLSFFNTDLGQHLHTYKCQFLHYVHPCFALDKPGALTVHNGIESPDYVNIF from the exons ATGCCAAACAATGGCACAACTGACCCCTCTACTTCTTCACCAAAGCCGAGTGATGAAGACACTAAAGAGTTTCTCTTCAGCACTGATGAAGGAATTTTGAGCAAGGCCTCTGTGGAGCCCCCACTCCCCTCAGAGAATCCTGTTCTTGAACCAGAAGGGCTCAGTTTTTATAATATGGACCTCTATGGGTCAAGTGAGAGGTTGGATATCTTCACAGAAGAGTTGCCTTCAAGCATAGTGAATGACGGTCAGTTTTTAGAAATGGGAGGAACAATGGAAATTGTTCATAGAACACAGGAAGAAGAGTATGATTTGTACAGTGCCCAGGTGAGTGAAATGGCCAAGCAGTTTGGCATATGGGATGAGAAGGAAGAAATAGAAGAAGAGATAGGCTTCCCAACCCAAGAGTCACACGTCATTGATAAGGGCTCGTCTCCAGAAGGTGAAATTAAACCTGAGCTTCAGCTCAATGAAAGCTCTTATTCTGCAAAGAAAGGCGGTATTTGTAAGTCTGCTGCCGTTGATGATTTCCCTTCGGAAACCCGTGAATCTTTAACTTTTCAGCCATGCTTTCCATCAGAAAGTGACAGCCAAAGGCTTGAGGAAGAGTACATCTCAAATAGTGACGATGTGTTTCAGGAAGACAGCATGCATTTGTCTGATGTGGTGTCTACTGTGAAGCATTTGCATGCACCAGCTCTACAGAAGGAGGTTTTTAGCCAGTGGGAAGATGAAGCCCAGGAAGACTTTACAATGGATAGCATGGCAGCAACGGATGAGCAGACTGGGCCGGAAGAAGGTTCAGAAGATGATATGCCAGATGTGTACTGCATCGAATGTAAACTTCCAATCAGAGCTTTTGAGAAGTTGTTCGGGACTCACAAAGATCATAATGTGACAAAAATATCAAATGCTGCAGAAGACATAAAG acagACATTCATAAAAACATGTGCAAGCTGGAGGAACAGATAGCCCAGATGGAAAATTTTGCAAGTCATTTAGAAGAGATCTTCATCACTGTTGAG GAGAATTCTGGGAGGCAAGAGCAGAACCTGGAGCAGCATTACAATGAAGTCATTCAGACTCTAGCTCAACGGTATGAGGAGAAGACCTCCAAGCTGGAAGAGGAGAAGAAGCAAAAGCTGGAGTTACTGTACAGTCAGCTGATAGACTGTGGGAAAACACTGGATGTTTCCAAAGAAATGATCGAAAATGCACAGGAGATTTACAGGAATGAAGAAAAGATTGCTTTTCTTGag GCTGTCGTTCCTGCTGTTGACAG GTTAAAAGAAAGTATTGAAACTGAACTGGATACCAAGCTGTCTGCCTCTATGGAGTTTGAAAACAGCGAGATTGATTTTTCGGATGTCAGGCAGATGATGGACTCTATCAACATTGTGCCAG CCCCATCAGCTCCTGTGATAAACCCTCAGTCTTCCAACTCCGGGACTAGCACCTCGGTGAGAGTTTGCTGGAGCCTGTTCTCGGATGACACAGTTGAATATTACGAACTTTACTGCAAGCCGGTACTGGAAAACGTGACAGCGGATGAAAATGAAGCGCAGAGTG AAGCCATGGTAAAAGTTAAAGAAACGTACTACACGGTGACCAATTTAGAGCCAAACACGCAATATGAATTCTGGGTGACAGCGCTGAACACCACAGGCATCAGCCCGGCGAGCGAAAGAGCAGTTTACATGACAG TACCTTCACCTCCTGTTATTTTGAGTAAGGAGTGCCGGAGTTGTCCCAACGCTGCGCTGATCCGATGGGAATCGGGAAACACCAATCCGGTGGATTCATACACCGTGGAGTTGTGCGAGCTGACCCGCGACAGGAACGAGAACGCGGTCACTGA gtCCATCGTCGGGATTCCTACATGTGAATCTCTCATTCAGTTACAGTCTGGCCGGCACTACATCATCTATGTCAGGGCAGTGAATATAGGTGGCCCGAGCGACAGGAGTCAGCCTATCACAATTCATACAACAG GCACATTTTTCCACCTGAATGAGGAAACGGCTCATCCCAGCCTCTCTATTTCTGAAGATGGGTTCACCATGTTTTACGGAGATGAATACGCTGATATCAGCGACATGACCTTTGGCGATAACACGTTTGCAAG ATGTGTGGCCATCATGGGAGAGCTGATACCAGTTAGAGGAAAGCATTACTGGGAGGTAGAAGTGGAAGAGAATACGGAATACAGGATCGGTGTGGCCTATGAAGACACACAGAGGAATGGCTACCTAGGAGGAAACAACACATCCTGGTGCATGAGGCACATCATCACTCCATCaag ACATAAATATGAATTTCTGCACAACGGAGCAACTCCCGATGTAAGGATTAGCATTCCACCAAAGAGAATTGGAGTGCTTCTGGACTACGACTCTGGAAACCTCTCATTTTTCAACACCGACCTTGGTCAGCACCTCCACACGTACAAGTGCCAGTTTCTGCACTATGTTCATCCTTGTTTTGCGTTAGACAAACCTGGTGCCCTCACAGTGCACAATGGAATCGAAAGTCCCGATTATGTGAACATTTTCTAA